CGGTAGTGATCTCAATTATTCCACATTAGAAAGATGTGAAGGTTTGGGGTCTCCCGGCACAAACCAGACTGGCAAGCAGAGTAAGGGATTGCACCTGCATTCCACCTTTGCAGTAACAGGCAGTGGTCTTCCCCTGGGAGTACTCCGGGCAGAGTGTACCGCCCGGGGGCAGAGGTCTCTGGAAGACGATCGCCCCTCTATCGGCAATCCCGATAGAGGAGAAGAATACCTTCAGTTGGATTCAAGGAGTTCGCGATTGTATGGATATAAAACTCCTGATGCCCCACACATCGTTAGTCTGTGTCATGGATCGGGAGGCTGATTTTTTTGAAATCTTTGACGACCGGCGCCGTAAGAGTCCTCGTGTAGATTTACTCGCCCGCGCTCAACACAACCGTAAGACAATGGGAGAGAATAAGCTATTTGAGGAAGTCATGCAATTGCCGGTACAGACCCGGATAACCATAAAGATTCTCCGGCAAAGTGTCAGAGTCAAAAAGAAGAATCAGAAAGCACGGAATAAGCGTGCAGCCCGTATTGCAGAGGTAACAGTTCGATATGCCTGCAGAATTGCCCAAGCGAATCCATAAGTGGATGCCACGTCTTGCCAAGAATGTATTGTTGGCGCAGATGCCATATTTGCCAGCCTCAATCCCGCATTGGAAATCTTTTCCTGATATTCAAAGGTAGAAAAGGCATCGAACGATGTTGTTACCCTTAAAGAATATCTTGAACACGTCTGTGCTGCCGTGGCAAAAGAGGCGTTGAATATGATATTTGAAGGGGCATATACCTCAGGTTTTGAGGAAGATGCCCGTTTGACGGCCATGTGGTTATGGACATTATCAACAGGTGTGACCAATGGAAATAATAATATAAGGACAGATTTCAAACCTGCCTTCATAGAAGATAACGATGAAGAAGTTGATGAAGATGTTGAGAAAAGCAAGAATACAGGAAAAACAAAAATGTCTGGTTACATGCTTGAATATGATGCCGCGACAGGTTGCATCAGGCCATGATACTCTTTGCGGCAGAGAGAGGTGAAGCTTTGAAAAGATTCTTTGTCGAGGATGGCGTTGGTCGCGACGAACAGTACTGGCGTCTCGCCCAGGCGTTTTTCGGCGCACCCAAAGACCCTCTCATTACCCTTGGGACAGCTCCACTTGATGATCCGATGTTCCGTGCAGCAGTTTTTGAACAGATCGGAAGTGACAAACCCGAAGGGGCTGTAACCACTGATATCTCTGGTAAACCAGATGCACATGCAGTAAGACTTGATAAAGAGTTTGTCGATACGATAAGAAGACCCCACCGCATCAGAAGACAGCAACGACGATATTTTTTGAATCAAACGGCGGTCAGGTAAAAGCGGAAGCAACGTTACCGGAAATCAGACTGGCTGTTGCAGAGCCTGAACTTGATATAGGCAATGTGGAAACAGTGCTTGATGCACTATCAGAATCCTGTTATTTTCTTACGGTTGAAAAGGCAAAGTATCGTTTTCAGCCTGCTCCCTAACCTGAACAAACTCCTTGCAGACCGCAGAACAACGATTCTTCAGCCACCAAAAATTGAGGAAAGGGTCAAAACGGAAACACAAAAAACTTTTGCTATACTGCCCTCGAATATTTCTGGAATTAAGAGGATCTATTTCCCTGAAAGAAGTAACCAAATTCCAGATAGGGCAATACTAACTTTTGTTGTTCTATCGCCTGATCAATCAATGCAGGATGAAAAGAGAGCGAGTCAATTCATAGACCAGATGACACGGGAGTATTGAGCCTTGGCAAGGACATTGAAAAGCGCCCTGATATGGTGTGTTCCGGATAATCCGACAATTCTCCCTGAAGAAGCCAGAAAATTGCTTGCATGGGAAGATATCGAAGAAGAACTCGATGAATTGCATCTAGACGAGACACAAAAGCATCAGTTATCTATAAATCTGAAAAAGGCAGAACGGGATTTAAAAGAATCCGTATGGCGCACGTACAATAAAATTATACTCCTGGGAAAAAATAACGACTGGCAGGATATAAACCTCGGTCTTACACATTCAAGCGCTGCTGAATCTCTTACGGCATTTATTCTCAACAGATTGAGACAGGATGGTCATGTTGAAGAAGGAATCAGCCCAAACTTCCTTGTACGTAACTGGCCTCCGGCTTTTAAGGAATGGAGTACTCAATCAGTAAAAAATACCCTTTTTGCATCCCCTCAGTTTCCTCGTCTTTTGAACCCTGAAGTTATCAGGGATACCATTCCCCGTGGTGTTGGCAATAGAATTATTGGATATGTAGGAAAGATTTCTGACAGTCATTATAAACCATTTCATTACGATGAAAGTCCATGCCATCGGATATAGAAGTATCAGATGATATGCTCATTATTACAGAGGAAGAAGCAAAAAAACATATTGAACCACCAAAACTGACCAGACTCGAAATATCCCTTTCAAACGTTAGTATGGAACCTGGAAAGAGCTATAGTTTTTTAGTGAAAGGATTCGATCAACACCATTGACCTATCGATGCAGATGTAGATATTTCCCCTTCTAACGGAATCCCAAAGCAAAAGATCGATGAAACAAAATGCGCTTTAAGAGAATTAGGATTGAGTGATGTAATATGGATAGAATAATTTTTCCGAAACAAATCGAGCCTACTTAATCCCAAAACCCAAGATAGGATTTTGGGTTAAATGGAAAGATAAAATGTATCAAGGAAGCCATGCTCCACTAATAACAAAAGAGTTGTTTGAAAAAGTGCAGACTGTTTTAACAGGTAACTTTCATCCATATTCAAACAGGAAAAATTTCCACTTTAACAATACGATAATTTACGGAGTATGTGGTTGTAAAGTTCTCGGTGAAGAAAAAAGGGAAAAGGTATATATAATATCATTGTACTTTTTCAAAAGGGAGACAAAATGATAATGGAAATGGATATCTCAGGGAAGAAAAGTTAGTAGAGATGTTTGAATATCCTATAAAAAGGATCACTTTGAACGATGAAATTACAGAATGGATTATAGAAGGTTTAAAGGAATACACAAAAAATAACGTTGAATTGCAAGAGAAACCGATATTATACACTCAAAAATCAATATGATAAAGTAGTCGATTAAACAGATTATATGATTCTAAATTTGATAATGAGATTACTGAAGATATTTTTAAAATCAAAGAAAAGGAGTATAAAGATCAACTTATCGAGATTAAAACACAATTGGATAGTTTCAAGATAATCAATCCTGATTTTTATGAATTAGGCTATAAAACCTTCGAACTTTCAAAAATACTTTATTCTCAATATGTTAGAGCAAATTATGAAGACAAGGCCAGAATCTTGAAATTTATAGCTTCGAACTACACACTAAATGACGTAAGCCTTTGCCCTACATACAGAAAGCCCTTCGACATCATTGCCGAAGGGCTTTCTCATACAAATTGGCTCCCCCGGTAGGATTCGAACCTACAACCAACCGGTTAACAGCCGGCTACTCTACCATTGAGCTACAGGGGAACCTGTTTATTTTCTCTTTCTATAAATTATTGCAGATAATTAATCAGTCTGAATAATTCTTTTTTCATATCCTGACGATTGACAATCCTATCCAAAAAGCCATGCTCCAGCAAGAACTCAGCCGTCTGAAAACCCTTTGGAAGGGTACGCTTTATTGTCTCTTGAATAACCCTGGGACCTGCAAAACCAATCAATGCCTTTGGCTCTGCTATCGTAATATCAGCCAAAGACGCAAAGCTGGCCATTACTCCACCCAAAGACGGATCTGTTAGTATCGATATATATAAACCACCAGCATCTTGAAATCGTGCTATTGCGGCACTCGTCTTCGCCATTTGCATGAGAGAAAAAACTCCCTCCTGCATGCGCGCACCACCGCCAGAACCCGAAATAATAATCAAAGGCAGCTTCAGTTCCATAGCTTTTTCTGCAATTCGAGTGATCTTTTCACCAACTACGGAACCCATGCTTCCCATAATAAAAGATGGATCGGTAATTCCAATCATTACCTCTCTCCCATTGATCTTTCCCTTTCCCACAATCGCAGCTTCTTTTAGACCAGTCTTTTGTTGTTCTGCAGCCACCCTTTCAGGGTACGTTACCCGATCTTTAAAACATAAAGGGTCGCACGGCACCATATTAGCCCACATTTCCTCAAAGCTGTTTTCATCGACTAAAAGCTTCAATCTATCTCTGCTAAATATCCGAAAGTGATAGTTGCATTCGGGACACACGAACATCTTTTCTTCAACAACCTTTTTAAACAGCATACCCTTACAAGCATCGCAACGTATCCACAAGCCATCGGGCATATCCTTTTTTTTTCTGAAGAAAACCATTGGGAAAACACCCTACCTGTTATAAAATTTTTTATACATATCTTAAAGAGCAATTCAGATATCAGAGATTACTCTGATATCACACAAAACAACCCTTCCATCGCGAAGAAATCCGTTTTTTCGCACACCATCAAATCAATCCGATGATGTCTACTTATTTTAAAATCCAATCCGATAAAACATGACACTCTAGTCTATAAACTTTTAAGAAAAAAACAAGTTGTTTTTCCAGATGAACGAATTTGCAAAAATAAACCTTTTCAAATCTTGATACAAGAATTTTATGCGCTTGACACGAAAATACCCTTCACCCTAACCCTCTCCCGCAAGGGGCGAAGGAGCTTTCTTCCTCTTTTGATGGGAGGGACTAAGGGAGGGTGGCGCATTTTCATGACCTTTTGTGAGCCTGCTGCTCATGAATGTTTACTCTATTTTGATATTCATCCCTTACTGCCTGCTCTGCCATTTGTCTGAGGGTTTTAATTGCAGTACATGGATCATTTGTTTTAAAAATTGCGGAAGCCGCAACTATCACATTAGCACCCTGTTGGACAGCTAGAGTAATGGTTTCTGTTGTAATACCGCCGTCAACTTCGATATCCGTTTCATCCGGTGCGATACTGCGCAATCTTGCAATCTTTGGTAGAACATTTGATATAAATCTTTGCCCTGCAAAACCAGGATTTACAGACATAACAAGTACCATATCCACCGCATCCAGGAGATCTTCAACCAACTCCGCCGACGTATCTGGATTCAGCGATACTCCAGCCTTTAAACCCGCATTCTTAATCAAGGAAATAAGTTCTTTAGGTTTTTCGGTGGTTTCTATATGGAATGTTATCAGACTACCATCCTTTGCCGCATCGGCAAATGCATCCACATAATGTTCCGGGTGTTCAATCATCAGGTGAATGTCTAAAGGCACCTGAGTAATACGCCTTATCCCTTCTACAATGAATGGTCCCATAGTTATGTTTGGGACAAAATGACCGTCCATGACGTCGATATGGATCAGATCAACGCCAGCCATTTCCACCCTTTTAATTTCATCCTCTAAGCGTACCGGATTGGCAGCGAGTATAGATGCTGCAATTTTGATTTTTGGCTGCATGTGCTTCTATTTTTTTGCTTTATTCCCCTGATCGTTAAATATATGGCAAAAAGGTTCTCTATTTTTCAATAGCTCCATTCTATTTAAGATACCGGAGGCGAAGAGGTTCTTACGCTTCTTCTTCTATCAGACAGCGATGCAACTCCCGGGAGTTCGCCGCCTTCTAATAGCTTTAAGAATGCTCCACCTCCTGTGGAAATAAACGTTACTTCGTGCGTCTTTCCTGATTTATGAAATGCCATATCGGTATCACCACCACCCACGATTGTTGATGCATGAGAAGTTGTTACTGCATCTACCATCGCATATGTCCCTCGACTAAAAGCATCAAATTCAAATGCCCCCATTGGGCCATTCCAGACAATCGTCTTTGCATCCTGGAGTGCTTCAATGAACAGTTTCGTAGTAGCAGGACCAATATCAAGGGCAATCCACTTTTCCGGAATTTCCTGATATGGAACTACCTTTGTCTCTGCCTGTCCATCAAAATTTTCCGCAACAACAAAATCCACAGGCAGATACAGTTTTGTGCCATTTTTTTTAGATATATCCATCAAATTTTTTACCGTATCAAGCATGCCATCCTCAACCAGGGACTTGCCGACGCCAAAACCTTGTGCCTTGAGGAAGGTAAATGCCATAGCCCCTCCAATAAGGATTTTATCCATTTTCTTAGCCAGATTTTCAAGGATCTTTATCTTGTCAGAAACCTTCGCCCCACCTAACAAGGCTACAACTGGCCGCATGGGATTATTGACTGCCTTCTCAAAATAATCTATCTCTTTCTTGAGTAAGAATCCCGCCGCAGATGGTACATATCCATCGATACCAATCATTGAGGCGTGCTTTCTATGGCAGTTCCCAAAGGCATCTTGTATTAACACATCACACAGACTGGCCAACTCTTTTGCAAAAACAGGGTCGTTTTTTTCTTCACCAGGATGAAATCTCAGATTTTCCAGTACAATAACATCCCCATAGTGCATCTCTTCGATCTGTTTTTTTACCTTTGGGCCAATGCAATCCTCCGCCATAATTACCTTTACCTTTTCACCGAGGAAACGCTGTAGTCGCCTTACAACTGGCTTGAGACTGTATTTAGGATTTACTTTACCCTCCGGCCTCCCCAGATGTGAAGCTATAATTACCTTTGCTTCTTCATCTAACAAATAGTTAATAGTCGGCAATGTTGCCCTTATTCTGGTATCATCAGTAATGTTCCCCTCTTCGTCTAAGGGTACATTATAGTCCGTTCGGACCATTACCCTCTTTCTTCGTACTTCGATATCTTTTATAAATAATTTTTGCATGGAATCAGGTTGGTTTGATAATAATTTATTATTTTATAGATTTATATACGGGCTACCAATTCGACGAGATCGACCATACGATTTGAAAAACCCCATTCATTGTCATACCAGGACACTACCTTCACCATACGTTTATCAATTACATAAGTTAATGCCGAGTCAAAGATGCTCGAATGGGTATTTCCAATAATGTCGGAAGAGACGATAGGATCTTCGGAATATTCCAAAATGCCCTTTAGCTCACCTTCAGCAGCCTTTTTCACAGCAGAATTAACAGCATCTACTGTAATATCTTTTGAAACGAGTGCAACTAAATCTGTTACAGAGCCGTTGGCAACGGGTACACGCATAGCCAGACCATCTAATTTACCCTTCAGTGAGGGGATGACCTCTCCAATGGCCTTAGCTGCCCCAGTCGTTGTGGGAATGATATTCACCGCAGCAGCCCTTGCCCTCCTTAGGTCTTTATGGATGAGATCGCTAATACGCTGATCGTTTGTATATGCATGAATTGTTGTCATGAGACCCTTTTCAATACCAAAATTATCGTTTATTACTTTTGCTAAAGGCGCCAAGCAATTCGTGGTACATGAGGCATTTGATACAATTTTATGTTCGGGTTTAAGATCCCCGGTATTAACGCCGACAACAATCGTGGCATCGATTTTGTCTTTAGCTGGTGCCGAAAGTATGACCTTCTTAGCCCCGGCATCCAGATGCTTCGCGCAATCTGCCCTGGAAGTGAATATCCCGGTCGATTCTATTACAATATCTACCCCAAGGGATTTCCATGGCAACTTCGCAGGGTCTTTCTCCATTAACAGCTTGACTTCTTTGCCATTCACCATTAATGACTTTTCTTTTGCCTCTATGCTTCCGTCAAATCTACCATGTACCGAATCATACTTTAATAATATTGCCAGCGATTTCGAGTCGGCAAGATCATTGATAGCCAAAACGTCGATGCCCCCTCGTTGAGCAATCGCACGAAAGACATTTCTTCCGATTCTTCCGAAACCATTTATACCAACCTTAATAGCCATAGCAACCATCCTTTT
This region of Candidatus Brocadia sp. genomic DNA includes:
- a CDS encoding phosphoglycerate kinase, producing MQKLFIKDIEVRRKRVMVRTDYNVPLDEEGNITDDTRIRATLPTINYLLDEEAKVIIASHLGRPEGKVNPKYSLKPVVRRLQRFLGEKVKVIMAEDCIGPKVKKQIEEMHYGDVIVLENLRFHPGEEKNDPVFAKELASLCDVLIQDAFGNCHRKHASMIGIDGYVPSAAGFLLKKEIDYFEKAVNNPMRPVVALLGGAKVSDKIKILENLAKKMDKILIGGAMAFTFLKAQGFGVGKSLVEDGMLDTVKNLMDISKKNGTKLYLPVDFVVAENFDGQAETKVVPYQEIPEKWIALDIGPATTKLFIEALQDAKTIVWNGPMGAFEFDAFSRGTYAMVDAVTTSHASTIVGGGDTDMAFHKSGKTHEVTFISTGGGAFLKLLEGGELPGVASLSDRRRSVRTSSPPVS
- the gap gene encoding type I glyceraldehyde-3-phosphate dehydrogenase, which codes for MAIKVGINGFGRIGRNVFRAIAQRGGIDVLAINDLADSKSLAILLKYDSVHGRFDGSIEAKEKSLMVNGKEVKLLMEKDPAKLPWKSLGVDIVIESTGIFTSRADCAKHLDAGAKKVILSAPAKDKIDATIVVGVNTGDLKPEHKIVSNASCTTNCLAPLAKVINDNFGIEKGLMTTIHAYTNDQRISDLIHKDLRRARAAAVNIIPTTTGAAKAIGEVIPSLKGKLDGLAMRVPVANGSVTDLVALVSKDITVDAVNSAVKKAAEGELKGILEYSEDPIVSSDIIGNTHSSIFDSALTYVIDKRMVKVVSWYDNEWGFSNRMVDLVELVARI
- a CDS encoding acetyl-CoA carboxylase carboxyltransferase subunit beta; amino-acid sequence: MVFFRKKKDMPDGLWIRCDACKGMLFKKVVEEKMFVCPECNYHFRIFSRDRLKLLVDENSFEEMWANMVPCDPLCFKDRVTYPERVAAEQQKTGLKEAAIVGKGKINGREVMIGITDPSFIMGSMGSVVGEKITRIAEKAMELKLPLIIISGSGGGARMQEGVFSLMQMAKTSAAIARFQDAGGLYISILTDPSLGGVMASFASLADITIAEPKALIGFAGPRVIQETIKRTLPKGFQTAEFLLEHGFLDRIVNRQDMKKELFRLINYLQ
- the rpe gene encoding ribulose-phosphate 3-epimerase, giving the protein MQPKIKIAASILAANPVRLEDEIKRVEMAGVDLIHIDVMDGHFVPNITMGPFIVEGIRRITQVPLDIHLMIEHPEHYVDAFADAAKDGSLITFHIETTEKPKELISLIKNAGLKAGVSLNPDTSAELVEDLLDAVDMVLVMSVNPGFAGQRFISNVLPKIARLRSIAPDETDIEVDGGITTETITLAVQQGANVIVAASAIFKTNDPCTAIKTLRQMAEQAVRDEYQNRVNIHEQQAHKRS